Proteins encoded together in one Quercus lobata isolate SW786 chromosome 3, ValleyOak3.0 Primary Assembly, whole genome shotgun sequence window:
- the LOC115978801 gene encoding pentatricopeptide repeat-containing protein At4g19191, mitochondrial-like, which translates to MVKHPVTPFLNQFLNFSTISQWNSSIREAVNHGYAHKALTLFRQMKQNGVEPNNWTFPFLAKACTKVSNFKCSQIIHSHVMKSPFWSDVFVQTAMVDMYVKCNQLDDAYNLFVRMSMRDVASWNAILHGFAQSGFLDRVSHLLHDMRFSGIQPDSVTVMGLTRAVLHTKSLKLVKSLHSFAIQIGIDVDVLLANTWIAAYAKCGDLGLAEVVFNEIDIVTRTVVSWNSMIAGCANFANFVGAVNYYKCMLHEGFRPDLSTIVSLLSSCVQPEALFQGMLIHSHGIKLGCDLYICVVNTLVSMYSKCGDVDSARFLFDSMSDRTCVSWTVMISGYAEKGDMNEALTLFNAMEAAGDIPDLVTMLSLISGCGQIGALELGKWIDNYSISNGLKDNLIICNAFIDMYAKCGCINDARDLFYAIPVRSLVSWTTMIAGCALNGEFTEALNLFSQMVELGLKPNHITFLAALQACSHGGLLEKGWEYFGMMTRKYNINPGVDHYSCMVDLLGRRGNLKEALEYIHLMPIKPDAGIWGALLGACKVHRNVEIGEYVSHRLFELEPQVAVPYAEMANIYASKGRWDGVAAIRTMMKSNKVRKSPGQSLVQVKGKTHIFTVEHRDHPEGRLIYMMLDSLNLHLKKARLQLSSEADMNCSEATFFSS; encoded by the coding sequence ATGGTCAAACATCCTGTTACTCCCTTTCTCAACCAGTTTTTGAATTTCTCAACCATCAGTCAATGGAACTCCAGCATCAGAGAAGCTGTGAACCATGGTTATGCTCACAAAGCCCTCACTCTCTTCCGTCAAATGAAGCAAAATGGCGTGGAACCAAACAATTGGACATTCCCCTTTCTAGCAAAAGCGTGTACCAAGGTCTCCAATTTCAAATGTTCCCAAATCATTCACAGCCATGTCATGAAATCTCCATTTTGGTCCGATGTCTTTGTGCAGACAGCAATGGTTGACATGTATGTCAAATGCAATCAGTTAGATGATGCGTACAATTTGTTTGTGAGGATGTCCATGAGGGATGTGGCTTCTTGGAATGCAATACTTCATGGGTTTGCTCAATCGGGTTTTCTTGATAGAGTGTCACATCTTTTGCATGATATGAGGTTTTCAGGGATTCAGCCTGACTCGGTTACAGTCATGGGGTTAACTCGGGCAGTTTTGCATACAAAGAGTTTGAAATTGGTGAAATCACTTCATTCGTTTGCAATTCAAATTGGCATAGATGTTGATGTTCTGCTTGCTAACACTTGGATTGCTGCGTATGCCAAATGCGGTGACTTGGGGTTGGCAGAGGTGGTATTTAATGAAATTGACATAGTTACAAGGACTGTTGTCTCCTGGAACTCCATGATTGCAGGGTGTGCAAATTTTGCGAATTTCGTTGGCGCTGTTAATTATTACAAATGCATGCTGCATGAAGGATTTAGACCTGATTTAAGCACCATTGTTAGTCTACTTTCATCATGTGTGCAACCGGAGGCACTATTTCAAGGTATGCTGATTCATTCTCATGGAATCAAATTGGGTTGTGATCTCTATATATGTGTGGTCAATACTCTTGTCTCTATGTACTCCAAGTGTGGAGATGTCGATTCTGCAAGATTTTTGTTTGACAGCATGTCTGATAGAACTTGTGTTTCATGGACTGTTATGATTAGTGGTTATGCTGAAAAAGGGGATATGAATGAGGCATTGACCTTGTTTAATGCCATGGAAGCCGCTGGTGATATACCAGATTTAGTTACCATGCTTTCTTTGATCTCAGGTTGTGGACAAATAGGGGCACTTGAGCTTGGAAAATGGATTGATAACTATTCTATTTCAAATGGATTAAAAGATAATCTAATCATTTGCAATGCATTCATTGACATGTATGCAAAGTGTGGTTGTATAAATGATGCTCGAGATCTCTTCTATGCCATTCCTGTGAGAAGTCTTGTCTCTTGGACAACTATGATTGCAGGTTGTGCTTTAAATGGAGAATTTACAGAAGCTTTGAACCTTTTCTCTCAAATGGTGGAGTTGGGATTGAAACCAAATCACATTACATTTCTTGCTGCTCTTCAAGCTTGTAGTCATGGAGGTTTGCTTGAGAAAGGGTGGGAGTACTTTGGTATGATgactagaaaatataatataaatccTGGAGTAGACCATTATTCCTGTATGGTAGATCTTCTTGGACGAAGAGGAAACCTAAAGGAAGCACTGGAGTACATTCACCTCATGCCTATCAAGCCTGATGCGGGCATATGGGGTGCATTGCTTGGTGCTTGCAAGGTTCACCGTAATGTAGAGATTGGTGAATATGTGTCACATCGTCTCTTTGAATTGGAGCCCCAGGTGGCGGTTCCATATGCGGAGATGGCTAACATATATGCATCAAAAGGAAGGTGGGATGGGGTTGCGGCAATAAGAACAATGATGAAATCTAACAAAGTGAGAAAATCTCCTGGACAAAGCCTCGTTCAAGTAAAAGGGAAGACTCATATATTTACAGTTGAACATAGAGATCATCCTGAAGGCAGgcttatatatatgatgttggATTCTTTAAATTTGCATTTGAAGAAAGCAAGATTGCAACTTTCATCTGAAGCTGATATGAATTGCAGTGAAGCCACATTCTTTTCAAGTTGA